In Uranotaenia lowii strain MFRU-FL chromosome 2, ASM2978415v1, whole genome shotgun sequence, one genomic interval encodes:
- the LOC129743799 gene encoding restin homolog yields MNTVLKIQRKIQNSVQLQTQIYKEQITELQKQLGGKPTTAAEPDLLVRETETTVQLNIEIDRLKAEILEKDQKLHLTDELKQSLEDEVSKLHERLAETEKNLDIKVSSYNISEQCLKEKITYLEGRVDELEVELTTKDADLEKQYLELKNAESNLDEEISHLQSDLKNKGELLGEREKQVEKLTEEVQTLLADIRQRDVKLLKGESGLKTVLEEKDSTIGRLNKELEQLKTKEKLSEESLSAKEKLLSDLTAKLVSTEEQVKQHENQLKEVSNKAQSLEESLGGKEKLLADKEAALAKIQDDLKNSSAGSEQQQVLLRSKESELEQKQQEIDSKQYKIKTLETSLAELTKKLEDIIQENNDRQTKHQEALEFEAKSKQELCKKLANYETEQLAKDKQMEESEILVSALQSELKELNAAKASLAKELEETRNSFADRGSTLGKLTEERSLLSEQLEKLKTESAGAVALLEERLKNAQKTHEEQLAKRDQELEKQIATKENTISELETSLEKLRQDTVELRMQLEQSNSTGKSTSDELNAKSTTIKELNKQLETLKSELSTKADQNEKLNQSLRDTQSKLQTNEEELARQQETNGKLEIEHADLKRKMEALEQKTTQLQQQKSDLVKEIDALRSTTLDSNSELAKTSDELKSKQKALEELRDLFDSTKIDMERRLDETNQTNAGLSEQIERLRNEMQQISSQKIDRENELNVELAKIKETAEVEKENLVQEIAGLKASFEEERNRLLKEASEKVAEFEKMKEEFSKTKVEFENLVKELNGKLDGLKESSGKERQELEDKLREHSIAEENLKVQLEQLKKEEQSLRGSLAELRQSMEKGSHELSEQLDTKNTKITELEKDLSSLREQLGKKEQECNESAQKLEQNALSQSDLLKQLEGFLEQIQQLTSSKQETETSLKALSEEINALKEKYTEMEEEQVDLVDREQTLQRKAALYEEQLAEAQTQLESQKEELTVKSTELSETNEKLGTVQAQLDQESARLSGVVSEQEKQILQLNTMLAELSPLVEQLQKAEAKLNEQEQLIKQKQENEQKQGVEQESLQKAMQERNETLTQKDSEIKQLREGLNLKNSEIQELTNKLQTVDKSLAEKSEQNTKSSAEANSLREELEKSKQAAKEQDDKLKEQSRKLHELETKLSAQTSQFDELLNKKKSSETESSQKLHELNQKLLDLESIKQQEVTKLEARLAETVTRLEKEAAESAKFVGEMRSVEKRQQDLDCIRQELELKETEMQISSRKLHKEVELLRSQLQSKDSEIRRLSQELVNAASQKSVQTTAFAIADGDEDTTAQISFLNSIIADMQRKNDKLTLRIQALEQTSIEGNSHNLSFEFSKRKPAPRVFCDICDEFDQHETEDCPKQCSDSPPESLKHPSGEAKERKVPPPRKYCEGCEVFGHELGECPDDETY; encoded by the exons AGACCAGAAGCTGCACCTGACTGACGAGCTCAAACAGTCGCTGGAAGATGAGGTCAGTAAGCTGCACGAGCGATTGGCCGAGACGGAGAAGAATTTGGACATCAAGGTGTCCAGCTACAACATCAGCGAGCAGTGCCTTAAGGAGAAGATCACCTATTTGGAGGGTCGGGTCGATGAGCTGGAAGTTGAGTTGACCACTAAAGATGCCGATCTGGAGAAGCAATATCTGGAGCTGAAAAATGCCGAAAGTAATCTGGATGAGGAGATCTCTCACCTGCAGAGCGATCTTAAAAACAAGGGAGAGCTATTAGGGGAGCGAGAAAAACAGGTGGAGAAACTCACGGAAGAAGTTCAAACGCTACTGGCAGATATTCGACAAAGAGATGTCAAACTGTTGAAAGGTGAGAGTGGGTTGAAGACGGTTCTCGAAGAGAAAGATAGCACAATTGGAAGGCTAAACAAAGAACTAGAGCAGTTGAAAACAAAAGAGAAACTATCTGAAGAAAGTCTCTCTGCCAAGGAGAAGCTACTCTCGGATCTAACAGCCAAATTGGTTAGCACGGAAGAACAGGTTAAGCAGCATGAAAATCAACTCAAGGAGGTTTCAAATAAGGCTCAATCACTTGAGGAGAGTTTGGGCGGGAAAGAGAAGCTACTAGCAGACAAAGAAGCTGCGCTTGCTAAAATACAGGATGATTTGAAGAACAGCTCCGCAGGAAGTGAGCAACAGCAGGTGCTCTTGCGTTCGAAGGAATCCGAGctggaacaaaaacaacaagAGATTGATTCCAAACAATACAAAATCAAAACCCTGGAAACGTCTCTCGCCGAGTTGACTAAAAAACTTGAAGACATCATTCAAGAGAACAACGATAGACAAACAAAGCATCAAGAAGCTCTTGAATTTGAGGCAAAATCCAAGCAAGAACTGTGCAAAAAACTTGCCAATTATGAGACTGAACAACTTGCCAAAGATAAACAGATGGAAGAGAGTGAAATACTTGTTAGCGCTCTCCAAAGTGAACTCAAAGAACTCAACGCGGCCAAAGCTAGTCTAGCGAAAGAGCTGGAAGAAACGCGAAACAGCTTTGCTGATCGTGGAAGCACCCTAGGAAAACTGACTGAGGAGCGATCTCTCCTCAGTGAACAGCtcgaaaaactgaaaacggAATCAGCGGGTGCTGTAGCTCTCCTAGAAGAACGCCtgaaaaatgctcaaaaaactCACGAAGAACAACTTGCCAAACGAGACCAGGAGCTAGAAAAACAAATTGCCACCAAAGAGAACACTATCTCTGAATTGGAAACATCTTTGGAAAAACTACGCCAAGACACCGTTGAACTCCGGATGCAACTCGAACAATCCAATTCGACTGGAAAATCTACTTCCGATGAACTGAATGCCAAATCCACAACCATCAAGGAGCTCAACAAGCAACTAGAAACGCTCAAATCAGAACTTTCCACAAAAGCTGATCAAAACGAAAAACTCAATCAAAGCCTTCGGGACACTCAAAGCAAGCTGCAAACAAACGAAGAGGAACTCGCTCGTCAGCAAGAGACAAACGGTAAACTAGAGATCGAACACGCCGATCTCAAACGTAAAATGGAAGCACTGGAACAGAAAACAACCCAGTTGCAGCAGCAAAAATCAGATCTGGTGAAGGAAATCGACGCTCTGCGCTCGACAACTTTAGATTCCAATTCGGAACTGGCAAAGACTTCCGATGAACTTAAATCTAAGCAAAAAGCCTTGGAGGAGCTGCGAGATTTGTTCGATTCCACGAAAATCGACATGGAACGACGACTGGACGAAACGAATCAAACGAATGCTGGTTTAAGCGAGCAGATCGAACGACTGCGGAACGAAATGCAGCAGATTTCTAGTCAGAAGATTGATCGAGAGAACGAGCTTAATGTTGAACTGGCGAAGATCAAGGAAACGGCTGAGGTGGAGAAAGAGAATTTGGTACAGGAAATAGCCGGTTTGAAGGCAAGCTTCGAGGAAGAGAGGAATCGGCTGCTGAAGGAAGCCAGCGAAAAGGTGGCTgagttcgaaaaaatgaaagaagaatTCAGCAAAACCAAAGTGGAATTCGAAAATTTGGTTAAAGAGTTGAACGGAAAATTGGATGGTTTGAAAGAGTCGTCTGGAAAAGAGCGTCAAGAATTAGAAGATAAGTTGCGAGAGCACAGTATTGcggaagaaaatttgaaagtaCAACTGGAACAGTTAAAAAAAGAGGAGCAATCGCTGAGAGGCTCACTGGCGGAGTTGAGACAATCGATGGAGAAAGGCAGTCACGAGTTGTCGGAACAGTTGGATaccaaaaacaccaaaattactGAGCTCGAAAAGGATCTCAGCTCCTTGCGAGAGCAACTCGGTAAAAAAGAGCAGGAGTGCAATGAATCTGCACAGAAGCTAGAACAAAACGCTCTATCGCAATCGGATCTTTTGAAACAACTCGAAGGTTTCCTGGAGCAAATACAACAACTCACGAGCTCGAAACAAGAAACTGAAACCTCTCTTAAAGCTCTCTCTGAAGAGATAAATGCGTTAAAAGAGAAATACACTGAGATGGAAGAGGAACAAGTGGATTTGGTTGATCGTGAGCAAACACTTCAACGGAAAGCGGCGCTCTACGAAGAACAACTCGCGGAAGCTCAAACTcagttagaaagtcagaaagaagAGCTGACAGTGAAGTCTACTGAACTCTCGGAAACGAATGAGAAACTTGGAACAGTTCAGGCTCAATTGGACCAGGAAAGTGCCCGCTTAAGCGGCGTCGTTTCTGAACAAGAGAAGCAAATTCTTCAGTTGAATACTATGTTGGCAGAATTGTCACCCCTGGTAGAGCAGCTACAAAAAGCGGAAGCCAAATTAAACGAACAAGAGCAACTGATCAAGCAGAAACAGGAAAATGAACAGAAGCAGGGTGTTGAGCAAGAATCGCTGCAGAAAGCAATGCAAGAACGGAATGAGACTCTGACGCAGAAGGATTCGGAAATAAAACAGCTTCGCGAGGGTCTTAATTTGAAGAACTCAGAAATTCAAGAGCTGACCAATAAACTTCAAACAGTAGACAAGAGTCTCGCTGAAAAGTCAGAACAAAATACGAAATCTTCGGCAGAAGCTAACAGTTTGCGAGAAGAGTTGGAGAAATCCAAACAAGCAGCAAAGGAACAAGACGACAAACTCAAAGAACAAAGTAGAAAACTTCACGAGCTAGAAACAAAACTCAGTGCCCAGACTTCTCAATTCGATGAACTGTTGAACAAGAAGAAGTCTTCCGAAACGGAAAGTTCACAGAAACTGCACGAACTGAACCAGAAGCTACTTGACCTGGAAAGCATCAAACAACAGGAAGTAACCAAATTAGAAGCGAGACTTGCCGAAACCGTCACCAGGTTGGAAAAGGAAGCCGCCGAATCCGCAAAGTTCGTCGGAGAAATGCGATCCGTCGAAAAGCGGCAGCAAGACCTCGACTGCATTAGGCAGGAACTCGAACTGAAGGAGACCGAGATGCAAATTTCGAGCCGAAAACTGCACAAAGAGGTCGAGCTGCTTCGGTCCCAGTTACAATCGAAAGACAGTGAAATTCGCAGGCTATCACAAGAGCTCGTCAATGCAGCTTCTCAGAAATCTGTGCAAACGACTGCTTTTGCCATCGCAGATGGAGACGAAGATACGACAGCACAAATCAGCTTCCTTAACTCGATCATTGCCGATATGCAGCGAAAGAATGATAAACTCACCCTGAGGATTCAAGCCTTGGAACAGACCAGTATCGAGGGAAATAG TCACAACTTGAGCTTCGAGTTCAGCAAACGGAAGCCGGCCCCACGAGTATTCTGTGACATCTGTGACGAGTTCGATCAGCACGAAACTGAAGACTGTCCGAAGCAGTGCTCCGATAGTCCACCGGAATCGCTCAAACATCCCTCGGGAGAAGCGAAGGAGCGGAAGGTTCCTCCGCCGAGGAAATACTGCGAGGGCTGTGAAG